One segment of Aquimarina sp. BL5 DNA contains the following:
- a CDS encoding thiol-activated cytolysin family protein, which translates to MKKLSRPFINFSVLILLCLALGCSNDDSVNPEDPNVGGEPLTYDDVFSIGNEIPSFNEERIENIVSVEEAPLDADNADGTTSRFICVTETVNLRDGTGKFNLFDTNAEVIFPGNLLQGSTLSEPTPSPIVVERAGGTISININNGNLQSSAEVDEVKRSTIQDAINQIISTSGEEAPANFTVDIEQVESEEQLAVELGINVRAFRVNVSSNFSFSTEKEFNRTLVKLDQSMYTMSFDLPTDIGQIFDESVTPEDLAPFVQPDNPATFISSVTFGRVFYMLIESTSTRQEMDASINASFSGLAVNASASLDVSSVESLSDLKIKVIAYGGPSSGAFELIGETNIRDIASALGQTSDLRFALPISYVVRSVERPDQIVGVNLATEFGRTTCELKGQLPLRAYRNLVDIFGADDRIGAAFNIDGAVIGVYNDVGDRYAIYNAGLGEVLGIFDHNDPDGPLGVSNLDNVGAGFKHTETDKGFPENTVVLTDKGGVRSHRFFVNDNFDINNANPIGVYASNTESIETILSTNSSPFPFSAEGISAAAGLPSNLADGNRMTSIVFSGGSPEFMQNLFSSSTAMSNVATQNLSVLLKEEGNDSFNKIRAAAVIRFLGGEEELLLINEEGDLMMYLSDLNARRRDVYRRIREVDNFEAIYSGIRVLK; encoded by the coding sequence ATGAAAAAGCTATCAAGACCTTTTATCAATTTCAGTGTATTAATTTTATTATGTCTCGCTTTGGGGTGTAGTAATGATGATTCAGTTAATCCCGAAGACCCAAATGTTGGAGGAGAACCCTTAACATATGATGATGTGTTTTCTATCGGAAATGAGATTCCTTCTTTTAATGAAGAAAGAATAGAAAACATTGTATCTGTAGAAGAAGCACCTTTAGATGCGGATAATGCAGATGGAACTACTTCTAGATTTATTTGTGTTACCGAAACTGTTAATTTAAGAGATGGTACAGGAAAGTTTAATTTATTCGATACGAATGCTGAAGTCATATTTCCTGGAAATTTGTTACAAGGAAGTACATTGTCAGAACCTACACCTTCTCCGATTGTGGTTGAACGTGCAGGAGGAACTATTTCTATAAATATTAATAACGGAAATTTGCAATCCTCTGCAGAGGTAGATGAAGTAAAACGTAGTACGATACAAGATGCGATCAATCAAATTATCAGTACTTCTGGCGAAGAAGCACCTGCAAATTTTACAGTAGACATCGAACAGGTAGAGTCTGAAGAACAACTGGCTGTTGAGTTAGGTATTAACGTACGTGCCTTTAGAGTAAATGTTTCTAGTAATTTTAGTTTTAGTACAGAAAAAGAATTTAATCGTACACTAGTTAAATTAGACCAAAGTATGTATACGATGAGTTTTGATTTGCCTACAGATATCGGACAAATTTTTGACGAAAGTGTTACTCCTGAAGATTTAGCACCATTTGTACAGCCCGATAATCCGGCAACATTTATTTCTTCTGTAACTTTTGGACGTGTTTTTTACATGTTGATAGAATCGACTTCTACGCGTCAGGAAATGGATGCAAGTATCAATGCAAGTTTTTCAGGCCTGGCCGTTAATGCTTCAGCAAGCTTAGATGTTTCCTCTGTTGAAAGCTTAAGCGACTTAAAAATAAAAGTTATTGCATATGGAGGCCCTTCTAGTGGTGCTTTTGAATTGATTGGTGAAACGAATATTCGAGATATTGCTTCAGCATTAGGTCAAACTTCTGACTTACGTTTTGCATTGCCTATTTCTTATGTGGTAAGAAGTGTAGAACGTCCTGATCAAATCGTGGGTGTAAACCTAGCAACAGAATTTGGCAGAACTACTTGCGAGTTAAAAGGACAATTACCGCTAAGAGCTTATCGAAATCTAGTGGATATTTTCGGTGCTGATGACCGTATAGGAGCTGCTTTTAATATAGATGGCGCAGTAATAGGTGTCTATAATGATGTAGGTGATAGATATGCTATTTATAATGCAGGACTAGGAGAAGTATTAGGGATATTTGATCATAATGATCCCGACGGACCTCTAGGAGTTAGTAATTTGGATAATGTTGGAGCTGGTTTCAAGCATACTGAAACTGATAAAGGATTTCCTGAAAATACGGTGGTGCTTACAGATAAAGGAGGGGTTAGATCACATAGGTTTTTTGTGAATGATAATTTTGATATAAATAATGCAAATCCGATTGGAGTTTATGCTTCCAATACTGAAAGTATCGAAACTATTTTGAGTACTAATAGTTCTCCGTTTCCCTTTTCGGCAGAGGGTATTTCTGCAGCCGCAGGATTACCTTCCAATTTAGCTGATGGTAATAGAATGACTTCTATTGTTTTTTCCGGTGGGTCACCTGAGTTTATGCAAAACCTTTTTTCCAGTAGTACAGCTATGAGTAATGTAGCAACACAAAATTTATCAGTATTACTAAAAGAGGAAGGTAACGATAGTTTTAATAAAATAAGGGCTGCGGCTGTGATACGTTTTTTAGGAGGTGAAGAAGAACTCCTACTCATTAACGAAGAAGGCGATTTAATGATGTATTTGAGTGACTTGAATGCCAGAAGAAGAGACGTGTATAGAAGAATTAGAGAAGTTGATAATTTTGAAGCTATTTATTCCGGAATTAGAGTGCTGAAATAA